One window of the Rhodococcus sovatensis genome contains the following:
- a CDS encoding alpha/beta hydrolase — MNSDDSSEYTRSDEWFQSNGVRCAIAVYRPTGATSDTPAVVMAHGFATPRAIRLSAYAEVFVRAGYAVLVFDYRHFGDSDGQPRQLLDIKKQLEDWHNAVAYARTVDGVDANRIVGWGTSFAGGHVLTRAGAGEHFAAVIAQIPHVNGLAAVRVTGLRRTLRLLPSAVIDQARALLKMSPRYVESVGRPGDVAVMTSPDAMPGRDRLLAESNLSYGDYPETVAARILLRVGLYNPGRTASKIQCPTLIQIMSDDAVTPAKVSLKTAQKISDVTVHIHKGGHFDPYTQPLFPIVVEEQLAFLKWAVPLTP; from the coding sequence GTGAACTCCGACGACAGTAGCGAGTACACCCGCAGTGACGAGTGGTTCCAATCGAACGGTGTGCGCTGCGCGATCGCGGTGTACCGCCCGACCGGTGCTACCTCCGACACACCGGCGGTCGTCATGGCCCACGGATTTGCCACCCCTCGCGCCATACGCCTATCCGCATATGCGGAGGTCTTCGTCCGAGCCGGCTACGCGGTTCTCGTTTTCGACTACCGCCACTTCGGCGACAGCGACGGGCAACCACGACAGTTGCTCGACATCAAGAAACAGCTCGAGGACTGGCACAACGCCGTCGCCTACGCCAGAACTGTCGACGGCGTGGACGCCAACCGCATTGTCGGTTGGGGCACCTCGTTCGCCGGCGGACACGTACTCACCAGAGCCGGTGCGGGCGAGCATTTCGCGGCCGTCATCGCTCAGATTCCGCACGTGAACGGACTCGCTGCTGTCCGAGTGACCGGACTGCGGCGCACGCTGCGGCTCCTACCCTCGGCAGTGATCGACCAGGCCCGGGCGCTCCTGAAGATGTCACCGCGCTACGTCGAATCAGTGGGCCGTCCAGGAGATGTCGCAGTCATGACCTCACCCGATGCCATGCCCGGGCGCGACCGACTACTCGCCGAGTCCAATCTCAGCTACGGCGACTACCCCGAAACTGTCGCTGCTCGGATACTTCTACGCGTCGGGCTCTACAACCCCGGTCGAACAGCGTCGAAGATTCAGTGCCCGACACTGATTCAGATCATGTCCGACGACGCCGTCACCCCAGCGAAGGTGTCATTGAAGACAGCACAGAAGATCTCCGACGTCACCGTGCACATCCACAAGGGCGGCCATTTCGACCCATATACCCAACCACTCTTCCCGATCGTCGTCGAAGAGCAGTTGGCATTCCTGAAATGGGCAGTGCCGCTGACGCCGTAA
- a CDS encoding TetR/AcrR family transcriptional regulator, producing the protein MPRNRRPVDRAEKRSEIVEAATTLFTGDGYEHTSMGRIAKAAGVTTNTIYWYFRDKDELLVGVLDDIHDEALSRFMALGSSLLPERVIWVVDELEKYHRLVDTVHARTSMSACIDKWHSNFHDRWEGWIAAALRDSGTPEGDTEPMTRMIVFVIESMLTHPQDDVSKRAIVDLMFRTVDMPS; encoded by the coding sequence ATGCCTCGCAACCGCCGACCCGTCGACCGAGCCGAGAAGCGGTCCGAGATCGTCGAGGCAGCAACAACGTTGTTCACCGGTGACGGCTATGAGCACACGTCGATGGGGCGGATCGCAAAGGCGGCGGGAGTTACCACCAACACCATCTACTGGTACTTCCGTGACAAGGACGAGCTGCTGGTGGGCGTACTCGACGACATCCACGACGAGGCGCTGAGTCGATTCATGGCGCTCGGGTCCTCGCTCCTGCCGGAGCGAGTCATCTGGGTGGTGGACGAATTGGAAAAGTACCACCGGTTGGTCGACACAGTGCATGCGCGGACGTCGATGTCAGCATGTATCGACAAGTGGCACAGTAACTTCCATGACCGCTGGGAGGGGTGGATCGCCGCAGCACTGCGTGATTCCGGCACACCCGAGGGTGACACCGAACCGATGACGCGAATGATCGTCTTCGTGATCGAGAGCATGCTGACGCATCCCCAGGACGACGTTTCCAAACGTGCCATCGTCGACCTCATGTTCCGGACGGTCGACATGCCGAGCTAG
- a CDS encoding sulfite exporter TauE/SafE family protein produces the protein MSTTGFVVVALAIFFASCMQATIGFGMGMLAAPIVAIVDPSLVPGTLIMLAILVSTLVLAREGGSLDLSGASWALAGRIPGTIAGALLLVLLPERGLALMLAAVVLFGIALTSFGWIPLPRRRNLVVAGAASGLLGTATSIGGPPMALIWQRNTGAELRSTMSAFFLVGSIMSLGALAVAGAIDRHTALLFVVLAPATILGYILSRYVNRVMDRRRLRLTAITVSTIGAVVLIGQQLMAL, from the coding sequence ATCAGCACGACGGGGTTCGTCGTCGTCGCGCTTGCGATCTTCTTCGCGTCCTGTATGCAGGCGACGATCGGGTTCGGCATGGGCATGCTTGCCGCTCCGATCGTTGCAATCGTCGATCCAAGTTTGGTGCCCGGCACCCTGATCATGCTGGCGATCCTTGTAAGCACTCTTGTTCTGGCGAGGGAAGGGGGATCGCTGGATCTGTCCGGCGCGAGTTGGGCTCTGGCCGGAAGGATTCCAGGCACCATTGCAGGTGCGTTGCTCCTGGTACTGCTTCCGGAGCGGGGCCTTGCACTGATGTTGGCCGCCGTAGTGCTGTTCGGCATCGCACTGACGTCGTTCGGGTGGATTCCGTTGCCTCGCAGGCGGAATCTCGTGGTGGCCGGCGCAGCATCCGGGTTGTTGGGCACCGCAACCTCGATCGGTGGGCCTCCGATGGCGCTGATCTGGCAACGCAACACCGGAGCCGAACTGCGTAGCACGATGAGTGCGTTCTTTCTGGTCGGCTCGATCATGTCGCTGGGAGCCCTTGCGGTCGCCGGAGCAATCGACCGACACACCGCGCTGCTGTTCGTTGTCCTGGCACCGGCGACGATTCTCGGGTACATACTTTCCCGGTACGTCAATCGCGTGATGGACAGGAGACGGCTGAGGCTGACGGCCATCACCGTCTCCACCATCGGAGCGGTCGTACTGATCGGGCAGCAGCTGATGGCACTGTAG
- a CDS encoding oligopeptide/dipeptide ABC transporter ATP-binding protein produces MSDQLLTVRGLNKTFKVGGGNLRALDAIDLDLRKGETLGLVGESGCGKSTLARTLMMLERPDSGTVDFDSVDPFSLKGKELLGFRRRVQMVFQDPYGSLNSRMNAGDIISEPWRSHKSLYKTRRDRSARVRELLHLVGLRPSDEHRFPQEFSGGQRQRLGIARALALNPDVIICDEPVSALDLSVQAQVLNLLNDLQKQLGISYVFISHDLSVVRHVADRVAVMYLGRIVESGATDAVFDRPSHPYSAALTSAAPKLDAASRGERILLKGEVPSPLNPPSGCRFRTRCWKATDLCASDAPPVALDRDESDHMAECHYPLVSGNLGLVAAGA; encoded by the coding sequence ATGTCTGATCAGCTACTCACGGTCCGTGGCTTGAACAAGACCTTCAAGGTCGGCGGCGGCAATCTCCGTGCGCTCGACGCCATCGATCTAGACCTGCGCAAAGGTGAGACACTCGGCCTCGTCGGCGAATCGGGTTGTGGCAAGTCCACTCTTGCACGCACGCTGATGATGTTGGAGCGTCCGGACTCCGGAACCGTCGACTTCGACAGCGTCGACCCGTTCTCGCTCAAAGGCAAGGAGCTGCTCGGTTTTCGACGACGAGTTCAGATGGTGTTCCAGGACCCCTACGGCTCACTCAACTCGCGCATGAACGCTGGCGACATCATCAGCGAACCGTGGCGGAGCCACAAGAGTCTGTACAAGACTCGCCGTGACCGCTCGGCACGCGTACGTGAGTTGCTACATCTGGTCGGCCTTCGCCCGAGCGACGAGCACCGCTTCCCACAGGAATTTTCGGGCGGTCAGCGTCAGCGTCTCGGTATCGCTCGTGCGCTGGCTCTCAACCCCGACGTGATCATCTGCGACGAGCCGGTGTCTGCACTCGACCTGTCAGTGCAAGCGCAGGTCCTCAATCTGCTCAACGACCTGCAGAAGCAGCTGGGCATCTCCTACGTGTTCATCTCTCACGATCTGTCGGTGGTTCGTCACGTCGCCGACCGGGTGGCAGTGATGTACCTCGGCCGGATCGTCGAGTCCGGTGCAACGGACGCGGTCTTCGATCGTCCGAGCCATCCGTACTCGGCGGCGCTGACGTCCGCCGCACCGAAGCTCGACGCTGCCTCACGAGGGGAACGCATCCTGCTGAAGGGCGAGGTGCCGTCACCGCTCAACCCGCCGTCCGGCTGCCGATTCCGAACACGATGCTGGAAAGCCACGGATCTGTGCGCGTCGGATGCGCCTCCCGTTGCTCTCGATCGCGACGAGTCCGACCACATGGCCGAGTGCCACTACCCCCTCGTCTCAGGCAATCTCGGTTTGGTCGCCGCGGGAGCATGA
- a CDS encoding ABC transporter ATP-binding protein, with the protein MSAPAPAREKSPDTDRIAMDVRNLTVDLRTPSGVIRAVDHVSFSARRGETLALLGESGCGKSMTAQAVVGLLEPIADITDGSVELGDIDLVTAKNKVRRHIAATELAIVFQDALTALNPVYTVGTQLAEPFRIHRGLSAKEARQEAISLMTRVGIPQPEERVDSYPHQFSGGMRQRLLIAMAVALSPSVLLADEPTTALDVTVQAQIMALLRDLRTEHDMAVVLITHDLALVAEEADRVAIMYAGNVVETGLVSEVFGSPRHPYTKGLLDSVPVHAVRGEDLKSIGGTPPDLHSIPDGCVYQARCPLARDICITQRPALEAVGDGRLSACHFPNEVSSNV; encoded by the coding sequence ATGAGTGCACCAGCGCCTGCCAGGGAGAAGAGCCCCGATACCGACCGCATCGCCATGGACGTGCGGAATCTGACAGTCGATCTACGGACACCGTCGGGAGTCATCAGAGCCGTCGATCACGTCAGCTTCAGCGCTCGTCGCGGCGAAACACTCGCTTTGCTCGGCGAATCCGGCTGCGGCAAGTCGATGACGGCACAGGCCGTTGTCGGACTGCTCGAGCCGATCGCCGATATCACCGACGGTTCCGTCGAGCTCGGCGATATCGACCTCGTCACTGCCAAGAACAAGGTACGACGCCACATTGCGGCCACCGAACTGGCCATCGTCTTCCAGGACGCCCTGACGGCACTCAACCCGGTCTACACCGTCGGAACACAGCTGGCCGAGCCGTTCCGCATCCATCGCGGCCTGTCAGCGAAGGAGGCGCGTCAAGAAGCCATCTCGCTGATGACGCGCGTCGGGATTCCTCAGCCGGAGGAACGCGTCGACTCGTACCCGCACCAGTTCTCCGGCGGTATGCGCCAGCGTCTGCTCATCGCAATGGCTGTCGCGCTCAGTCCTTCGGTTCTTCTCGCAGACGAGCCGACGACCGCCCTCGACGTCACCGTTCAAGCACAAATCATGGCACTGCTCAGGGACCTCAGAACAGAACATGACATGGCCGTCGTTCTCATCACCCACGACCTGGCTCTCGTCGCGGAGGAAGCCGACCGCGTTGCCATCATGTACGCGGGCAACGTCGTCGAAACCGGCTTGGTTTCGGAGGTTTTCGGATCACCTCGTCACCCGTACACGAAGGGTCTGCTCGATTCGGTTCCGGTGCATGCCGTCCGAGGCGAGGACCTCAAATCCATCGGCGGCACTCCGCCGGACCTGCACTCCATTCCCGACGGTTGTGTCTACCAGGCCAGATGCCCCCTGGCCCGCGATATCTGCATCACGCAGCGTCCCGCACTCGAAGCTGTAGGTGACGGACGCCTGTCCGCTTGCCATTTCCCGAACGAGGTGTCCTCCAATGTCTGA
- a CDS encoding ABC transporter permease has translation MSLDFEAPKTSEPEDVPPAVAVSRKSSAPLWKLLLRDRVATVAAGILVIVFLTAIFGPMIIGDAATDQDLDRSNLPPFNLDTGWMNVLGTDPLGRSMLARLIVACRTTLSVAIPAVVLSAIIGSMIGMWAGYHRGWRETSAMRVADVIMSFPSLLMAVVVLYVFSPSAANIVLVLAITRIPIYLRTARAESAELQSRLFVDAARTFGASSGAVIRRHVAPILLPTLLTVATLDFCFVMLAESSLSFLGIGIQPPDVSWGLMVAQGRTYLQTAWWLSFFPGLAIVLTTVSATVLAAWARIATDPAQRWRLNVPRSKRSRLLPVRKVVS, from the coding sequence ATGTCACTCGACTTCGAAGCACCAAAAACATCCGAGCCCGAGGATGTTCCGCCGGCCGTGGCAGTATCCCGGAAAAGTTCGGCGCCTCTGTGGAAGCTGCTACTGCGTGACCGTGTCGCCACCGTCGCAGCCGGAATCCTCGTCATCGTCTTCCTGACGGCCATCTTCGGTCCGATGATCATCGGCGACGCCGCCACCGACCAGGATCTCGATCGTTCCAATCTGCCTCCGTTCAATCTGGACACCGGCTGGATGAATGTGCTCGGCACCGACCCGCTCGGCCGAAGCATGTTGGCGCGGTTGATCGTCGCGTGCCGGACGACACTGTCGGTTGCGATCCCCGCAGTTGTTCTGTCGGCGATCATCGGGTCCATGATCGGTATGTGGGCCGGCTACCACCGAGGCTGGCGTGAGACCTCGGCAATGCGTGTCGCCGACGTCATCATGAGCTTCCCGTCCCTGCTCATGGCCGTTGTCGTGCTGTACGTCTTCTCCCCGAGCGCCGCCAACATCGTCCTGGTTCTTGCTATCACGCGCATCCCGATCTACCTGCGCACCGCTCGCGCCGAATCGGCCGAACTGCAGAGCCGCCTGTTCGTCGACGCAGCCCGCACGTTCGGAGCGTCGAGCGGAGCGGTCATCAGACGGCACGTCGCACCGATTCTGCTGCCCACGCTGCTGACAGTCGCAACCCTCGACTTCTGCTTCGTCATGCTAGCCGAATCGTCGCTCAGCTTCCTGGGCATCGGCATTCAGCCGCCCGATGTGAGCTGGGGTCTGATGGTCGCCCAGGGCCGCACCTACCTGCAGACCGCATGGTGGCTCTCGTTCTTCCCCGGCCTCGCCATCGTGCTCACCACCGTCTCAGCAACCGTGCTCGCAGCCTGGGCACGCATCGCCACCGACCCAGCCCAGCGTTGGCGTCTCAACGTCCCCCGCTCGAAGAGGTCCCGCCTCCTTCCTGTCCGAAAGGTCGTCTCATGA
- a CDS encoding ABC transporter permease, with translation MFRFLRRRIYTSLVPLLVVLIGVFFLARLTGDPTSLYLPESATQAQREAFRATNGFDQPILTQLFDYFKGVVHLDFGDSLRTGEAASTMALRAFPATLQLAFATMFLAILGAVIIGCWAAYRPNSLADRISSLLSMTAASIPDFWFAIMGVYVFAILFGWLPTSGVDSGMLSWILPIATLLIRPLGVLTQVVRGAMVSALSAPYVRLARSKGAGDLRVVTHHALRNAAAPALTVAGDLMVGLVNGAVVVEAIFGWPGIGKLMIDAILQRDFAVLQAAVLLTAVSIFILNIVIDACYALLDARVRDKAKV, from the coding sequence ATGTTCCGTTTCCTTCGCCGTCGGATCTACACCAGTCTCGTCCCGCTTCTCGTCGTGCTCATCGGAGTCTTCTTCCTGGCCCGACTGACCGGCGACCCCACCAGCCTGTACTTGCCGGAATCGGCGACGCAGGCGCAGCGCGAAGCCTTCCGGGCCACCAACGGGTTCGACCAGCCGATCCTCACGCAGCTTTTCGACTACTTCAAGGGTGTCGTACATCTCGACTTCGGCGACTCGCTCCGCACAGGCGAAGCCGCATCGACGATGGCGCTTCGCGCATTCCCCGCCACACTGCAGCTCGCGTTCGCAACGATGTTCCTCGCCATCCTCGGCGCAGTGATCATCGGCTGCTGGGCCGCCTACCGCCCCAACTCGCTCGCCGACCGCATCTCGAGCCTGCTGTCGATGACCGCAGCATCGATCCCCGACTTCTGGTTCGCCATCATGGGCGTCTACGTCTTCGCCATCCTGTTCGGCTGGCTGCCCACCTCGGGTGTCGACAGCGGCATGCTCTCCTGGATTCTGCCCATCGCCACACTGCTCATCCGCCCACTCGGGGTTCTGACCCAGGTCGTTCGAGGCGCCATGGTCTCGGCGCTGTCCGCCCCGTACGTCCGACTCGCCAGAAGTAAAGGTGCAGGCGATCTTCGAGTGGTCACTCACCACGCTCTGCGGAACGCAGCTGCGCCTGCGTTGACTGTCGCCGGCGACCTGATGGTCGGCCTCGTCAACGGAGCAGTCGTCGTCGAGGCGATCTTCGGATGGCCAGGCATCGGCAAACTGATGATCGACGCCATCCTGCAGCGCGACTTCGCGGTCCTCCAGGCCGCTGTGCTGCTGACCGCGGTGAGCATCTTCATTCTCAACATCGTCATCGACGCCTGCTACGCACTGCTCGACGCCCGCGTTCGCGACAAGGCGAAGGTCTAG
- a CDS encoding ABC transporter substrate-binding protein: MSPARAVQQGRTRHTALGRSAGSTPATILAGALAFSMVASGCTVANSNRGSAASPDTLRIVLQEEPPTLEACDVSLTSVGVVTRSNITEPLMERNPSTGDLEPLLADSWEQTSDTEWTIKLHPSVTFSDGTPFEAADAAHSIERTVNSDLACNVEGYVFGDADLDVEVIDPLTLTVASPEPDPILPLRVSFVEMVPRTTPLTERVRQPIGTGPYAIDYWDAGQRLSLVRNETYWGPKPDYARADYQWRSEGSVRASMVTNGEAEIAVGLGPEDGAGDLGVAYPNNETTAVRIQLEEPPLDDIRVRQAINYSVNREGIVKALFRGLGTPAEQLISEGVIGFNENLEPWPYDPEKAQQLIDEARADGVPVDTEIRMIGRTGQFPKVNETLEVIQNALSELGMNVSIEMTDSAGTAEYQERPFPKVGPYLLIIQHGNQAGDAAFTADQYLKSEGFQSAGGTPEFDERVNEAGTKTGEDRQEAYAQLFADEPNEVMQMAFIAHMNGVLAKADSVDYTPNSATVDEMHLKAMTRADTTETD; encoded by the coding sequence ATGAGCCCTGCACGAGCAGTGCAGCAGGGACGGACCCGTCATACCGCCCTCGGTCGTTCCGCAGGCTCCACTCCCGCGACCATACTCGCTGGCGCACTTGCCTTTTCGATGGTCGCCAGCGGTTGCACGGTGGCGAACTCCAACCGAGGTTCGGCCGCGAGCCCGGACACCCTGCGCATCGTATTGCAGGAAGAGCCGCCGACCCTGGAAGCGTGCGACGTCTCGCTCACGTCGGTCGGCGTCGTCACCCGGTCCAACATCACCGAACCGCTGATGGAGCGAAACCCGTCCACAGGCGACCTGGAGCCGCTGCTGGCGGATTCGTGGGAGCAGACGTCCGACACCGAGTGGACCATCAAGCTGCATCCCAGTGTCACGTTCAGCGACGGAACTCCATTCGAAGCCGCAGACGCCGCGCACTCGATCGAACGGACGGTCAATTCCGACCTCGCATGCAATGTGGAGGGTTACGTCTTCGGCGACGCCGACCTCGATGTCGAGGTGATCGATCCACTCACGCTCACCGTCGCCTCGCCGGAACCCGATCCCATCCTCCCGCTACGTGTGTCCTTCGTCGAGATGGTTCCGAGGACCACGCCACTGACTGAACGCGTCCGCCAGCCCATCGGCACCGGGCCGTACGCCATCGACTATTGGGATGCCGGCCAACGACTATCCCTCGTCCGCAACGAGACCTATTGGGGACCGAAGCCCGACTACGCCCGCGCCGACTATCAGTGGCGCAGCGAGGGCAGTGTCCGTGCCTCGATGGTCACCAATGGCGAAGCGGAGATCGCAGTAGGTCTCGGTCCAGAGGACGGCGCAGGAGACCTCGGCGTCGCGTACCCGAACAACGAAACGACGGCGGTGCGTATCCAGCTCGAGGAACCGCCACTCGACGACATCCGCGTTCGACAGGCCATCAACTACTCGGTCAACCGCGAGGGCATCGTCAAGGCATTGTTCCGCGGCCTCGGAACACCTGCGGAACAACTGATCTCGGAAGGTGTCATCGGTTTCAACGAGAACTTGGAGCCGTGGCCCTACGATCCCGAGAAGGCCCAGCAGCTCATCGACGAAGCCAGGGCGGACGGAGTACCCGTCGACACCGAAATCCGAATGATCGGTCGTACCGGGCAATTCCCTAAGGTCAACGAGACGCTCGAGGTCATCCAGAACGCGCTCTCCGAACTCGGCATGAACGTGTCGATCGAGATGACCGACTCCGCAGGCACTGCCGAGTACCAGGAACGACCGTTCCCGAAGGTCGGGCCGTACCTGCTGATCATCCAGCATGGCAACCAAGCAGGCGACGCTGCCTTCACCGCCGATCAGTACCTGAAGAGCGAAGGTTTCCAGAGTGCAGGCGGTACACCGGAGTTCGACGAGCGTGTCAACGAGGCGGGCACCAAGACCGGGGAAGACCGTCAGGAAGCGTACGCACAACTCTTCGCCGACGAGCCGAACGAGGTCATGCAGATGGCATTCATCGCGCACATGAACGGCGTTCTTGCCAAGGCCGATTCGGTCGATTACACGCCGAACTCTGCGACCGTCGACGAGATGCACCTCAAAGCAATGACTCGCGCCGACACCACCGAAACCGACTGA
- a CDS encoding 2-hydroxyacid dehydrogenase, with translation MTSVGSEISAEAQQVSVRAGRVLRVGPLKPSLMESLSSNYDALVLPDGDERGAFLALHGESITAAVTSGRTGVDAELMDHLPNLGAIVHFGVGYDTTDVDAARARGIGVSNTPDVLTDCVADIAVGLVLDTVRQLSFSDRYVREGRWVAEGNTPLTRQVTGKRVGIIGLGRIGTAIADRLSGFRCPISYHNRNEIEGSPYTYASTPQALAGGVDILIVAASGGAGTKHLVDSDVLDALGPQGYLINVARGSVVDEEALVSYLSDGRLAGAGLDVFADEPRVPETLLGLDNVVLLPHVGSGTIETRAAMQALTLENLDQFLADGTLTTPVTR, from the coding sequence ATGACATCGGTTGGATCGGAAATTTCGGCTGAGGCACAACAGGTTTCGGTCCGCGCGGGCCGCGTGCTCCGAGTCGGGCCGCTGAAGCCGTCGTTGATGGAGTCGCTTTCCAGCAACTACGACGCCCTCGTTCTTCCTGACGGTGACGAGCGAGGTGCCTTCCTCGCCCTCCACGGTGAGTCGATCACCGCCGCCGTCACGTCGGGGCGGACCGGCGTCGACGCCGAGTTGATGGACCACTTGCCCAACCTCGGCGCCATCGTCCACTTCGGAGTCGGTTACGACACCACCGATGTCGATGCGGCACGTGCGCGAGGTATCGGCGTCAGCAACACCCCAGATGTTCTGACGGACTGCGTTGCGGACATCGCTGTCGGCTTGGTCCTGGACACGGTGCGCCAACTCTCCTTCTCCGATCGCTACGTGCGCGAAGGCCGGTGGGTGGCGGAAGGCAACACTCCTCTGACACGCCAGGTCACCGGCAAGCGCGTCGGGATCATCGGTCTCGGTCGGATCGGAACGGCAATTGCGGATCGCCTCAGCGGTTTCCGTTGCCCGATCAGCTATCACAATCGCAACGAGATCGAAGGTTCTCCGTACACCTACGCGTCGACGCCTCAGGCGCTGGCCGGCGGCGTCGACATCCTGATCGTCGCTGCTTCGGGAGGCGCGGGAACCAAGCATCTCGTCGACAGTGATGTGTTGGACGCATTGGGGCCGCAAGGCTATCTGATCAACGTCGCCCGCGGAAGCGTCGTAGACGAGGAGGCGTTGGTGTCGTATTTGTCAGACGGACGACTCGCAGGCGCAGGCCTCGACGTGTTCGCAGATGAACCCCGAGTGCCTGAAACGCTTCTCGGCTTGGACAACGTGGTTCTGCTACCCCACGTGGGGAGCGGCACGATCGAGACCAGGGCCGCCATGCAGGCGCTGACTCTCGAGAACCTCGACCAGTTCCTCGCCGACGGCACCCTCACCACGCCGGTGACGCGATGA
- a CDS encoding universal stress protein → MTVVVGYSPTTEGKGALPFAFGEALQRGVDLIIVAEEDSASEEGFAAAIESARDEAGAAGVVVKVHDNEKGRSQADNVIDLSYGESTDLVVIGIRRRSPVGKLFLGSISQRVLLEAQCPVVAVKPPVGLPR, encoded by the coding sequence ATGACCGTCGTCGTCGGCTACTCGCCGACCACCGAAGGCAAAGGCGCCCTTCCGTTCGCATTCGGCGAAGCTCTGCAACGCGGGGTCGACCTGATCATCGTCGCGGAAGAGGATTCGGCATCCGAGGAGGGATTCGCTGCTGCGATCGAATCCGCGCGAGATGAAGCTGGTGCTGCCGGCGTTGTGGTGAAAGTCCACGACAACGAGAAGGGGCGCTCACAGGCCGACAACGTGATCGACCTGTCGTACGGTGAGAGTACTGACCTCGTTGTGATCGGAATTCGTCGGCGGTCGCCCGTCGGAAAACTGTTCCTGGGCAGCATCTCTCAAAGGGTATTGCTGGAAGCGCAGTGCCCCGTGGTCGCCGTCAAACCTCCTGTCGGTTTGCCGCGCTGA